From the genome of Arthrobacter alpinus, one region includes:
- the rpoB gene encoding DNA-directed RNA polymerase subunit beta, which translates to MVASSTSNVNNAATAIDSNSTDGATRRISFAKIHEPLDVPNLLALQTESFDWLVGNERWQNRMETAVNAGDDSVAVTSGLSDIFEEISPIEDFQGTMSLSFTEPEFADPKFTVDECKDRDATYAAPLYVKAEFMNNLTGEIKQQTVFMGDFPLMTNKGTFVINGTERVVVSQLVRSPGAYFERTADKTSDKEIFTAKIIPSRGAWFELEIDKRDQVGVRLDRKRKQSVTVLLKALGWTEGQILEEFGEFDSIRATLEKDATTGREDALLDIYRKLRPGEPPTVDAADALLHNLYFNSKRYDLAKVGRYKINRKLGIDLPLSDEKASVLSVDDIVAMIKYLVTLHAGGKTTKGRRDGAEVDLRVDVDDIDHFGNRRIRAVGELIENQVRTGLSRMERVVRERMTTQDVEAITPQTLINIRPVVAAIKEFFGTSQLSQFMDQNNPLAGLTHKRRLSALGPGGLSRDRAGMEVRDVHPSHYGRMCPIETPEGPNIGLIGSLASYGRINPFGFIETPYRRVKDGFVSDEVDYLTADDEVDVVIAQANAPLNDDNHFSEESVLVRQRGGGGEPVLIPANEVEYMDVSPRQMVSVATALIPFLEHDDANRALMGANMQRQAVPLVRSEAPFVGTGMERATAVDAGDVVIAKKAGVVSEVSADIVVMLNDDGTETNYPIAKYQRSNQGTAYNQRVLASEGQRLEVGGIIADGPATDMGELALGKNLLVAFMSWEGHNYEDAIILSQRIVAEDVLSSIHIEEHEIDARDTKLGAEEITRDIPNVSEEILAGLDERGIIHIGAEVEAGDILVGKVTPKGETELTPEERLLRAIFGEKSREVRDTSLKVPHGESGTVIGVRVFDRDSDDDLPPGVNQLVRVYVANKRKITDGDKLAGRHGNKGVISKILPIEDMPFLADGTPVDIVLNPLGVPGRMNVGQVLEIHLGWVAKTGWKIEGDPDWVKNLPNLPRESGQTNVATPVFDGARDEEITGLLDSTNVTRDGERLIDSSGKTLLFDGRSGEPFPDPVSVGYMYILKLHHLVDDKIHARSTGPYSMITQQPLGGKAQFGGQRFGEMEVWALEAYGAAYTLQELLTIKSDDIHGRVKVYEAIVKGENIPEPGIPESFKVLIKEMQSLCLNVEVLSTDGTTIEMRDSDEEVFRAAEELGIDLSRAEPNSVEEV; encoded by the coding sequence TCGAGCACCTCTAATGTAAATAACGCTGCAACCGCTATCGATTCAAACAGCACTGATGGTGCTACGCGTCGCATCTCATTCGCAAAGATTCACGAGCCGCTTGACGTGCCGAATCTGCTTGCACTCCAGACCGAGAGCTTTGACTGGCTCGTTGGCAACGAGCGCTGGCAGAACCGCATGGAAACCGCCGTGAACGCTGGCGATGACAGTGTGGCCGTCACCTCCGGACTGTCTGACATCTTCGAAGAGATCTCCCCGATTGAGGACTTTCAGGGCACCATGTCCCTGTCCTTTACGGAACCGGAGTTCGCCGACCCCAAGTTCACAGTTGATGAGTGCAAGGACCGCGACGCCACATACGCCGCGCCGCTGTACGTCAAGGCTGAGTTCATGAACAACCTCACGGGCGAAATCAAGCAACAGACCGTGTTTATGGGCGATTTCCCGCTCATGACCAACAAGGGCACGTTCGTCATCAACGGCACCGAGCGTGTTGTTGTGTCCCAGCTGGTCCGTTCCCCGGGTGCTTACTTTGAGCGCACCGCGGACAAGACCAGTGACAAGGAAATCTTCACCGCTAAGATCATCCCCTCGCGTGGTGCATGGTTCGAACTGGAGATTGACAAGCGGGACCAGGTTGGCGTTCGCCTTGACCGCAAGCGCAAGCAGTCGGTCACCGTGCTGTTGAAGGCCCTCGGCTGGACCGAAGGCCAGATTCTGGAGGAGTTCGGCGAGTTCGACTCCATCCGTGCAACCTTGGAAAAGGATGCGACCACCGGTCGCGAAGACGCGCTTTTGGATATCTACCGCAAGTTGCGTCCGGGCGAGCCGCCGACAGTTGACGCCGCCGACGCGCTGCTGCACAACTTGTACTTCAACTCCAAGCGCTACGACTTGGCGAAGGTTGGCCGTTACAAGATCAACCGCAAGCTGGGCATCGATCTGCCGTTGAGCGATGAAAAGGCATCAGTGCTGAGCGTGGACGACATCGTCGCCATGATCAAGTACTTGGTCACCTTGCACGCTGGCGGCAAGACCACCAAGGGCAGGCGCGACGGCGCCGAGGTTGACCTCCGTGTCGACGTCGACGACATCGACCACTTCGGAAACCGTCGTATCCGCGCCGTGGGCGAGCTCATCGAGAACCAGGTCCGCACGGGCCTTTCCCGCATGGAGCGCGTCGTCCGCGAACGCATGACCACGCAGGACGTCGAGGCCATCACGCCGCAGACACTGATCAACATCCGTCCCGTTGTGGCTGCCATCAAGGAGTTCTTCGGAACGTCCCAGCTGTCACAGTTCATGGATCAGAATAACCCGCTGGCCGGCCTGACACACAAGCGTCGCTTGTCCGCGCTGGGCCCGGGCGGTTTGTCCCGTGACCGCGCAGGCATGGAAGTCCGAGATGTTCACCCGTCGCACTACGGCCGTATGTGCCCCATTGAGACCCCGGAAGGCCCGAACATTGGTCTGATCGGTTCATTGGCTTCCTACGGACGTATCAACCCGTTCGGTTTCATCGAAACCCCTTACCGTCGTGTCAAGGACGGCTTCGTTTCCGACGAGGTTGATTACCTGACAGCCGATGATGAGGTTGACGTAGTTATTGCCCAGGCAAACGCTCCGTTGAACGATGATAACCACTTCTCCGAGGAATCCGTTCTGGTCCGCCAGCGCGGTGGTGGCGGCGAGCCCGTACTGATCCCTGCCAACGAGGTCGAGTACATGGACGTGTCCCCGCGCCAGATGGTGTCGGTGGCTACGGCCCTTATCCCGTTCCTTGAGCATGACGATGCCAACCGCGCCTTGATGGGTGCGAACATGCAGCGTCAGGCTGTGCCGCTGGTCCGGTCCGAGGCCCCGTTCGTGGGAACCGGCATGGAGCGCGCCACTGCTGTTGACGCCGGTGACGTTGTCATCGCCAAGAAGGCAGGTGTAGTCTCCGAGGTCTCGGCAGACATCGTGGTGATGTTGAACGACGATGGCACCGAGACGAACTACCCGATCGCCAAGTACCAACGCTCTAACCAGGGCACAGCCTACAACCAGCGTGTCTTGGCTTCTGAGGGCCAGCGCCTGGAAGTTGGCGGCATCATCGCTGACGGTCCGGCAACGGACATGGGCGAGCTTGCCTTGGGTAAGAACCTTCTGGTCGCTTTCATGTCCTGGGAAGGTCACAACTACGAGGATGCCATTATCCTTTCGCAGCGCATTGTTGCCGAAGATGTGCTTTCCTCCATCCACATTGAAGAGCATGAGATCGACGCTCGCGACACCAAGCTTGGTGCCGAGGAAATCACCCGGGATATCCCGAACGTTTCCGAGGAAATCCTGGCTGGCCTGGACGAGCGCGGCATCATCCACATCGGTGCAGAAGTTGAAGCCGGCGACATCCTGGTAGGCAAGGTCACCCCCAAGGGTGAAACCGAGCTGACCCCGGAAGAGCGCTTGCTCCGTGCCATCTTCGGAGAGAAGAGCCGTGAAGTTCGCGACACTTCCTTGAAGGTTCCCCACGGCGAGTCCGGAACTGTCATTGGCGTTCGCGTCTTTGACCGTGACTCCGACGACGATCTGCCTCCCGGCGTGAACCAGCTGGTTCGTGTGTACGTTGCCAACAAGCGCAAGATCACCGATGGTGACAAGCTGGCCGGCCGTCACGGCAACAAGGGCGTCATCTCCAAGATCCTCCCGATCGAGGACATGCCCTTCCTTGCCGACGGCACCCCCGTTGACATCGTCTTGAACCCCTTGGGTGTTCCGGGTCGAATGAACGTGGGCCAGGTGCTGGAAATTCACCTGGGTTGGGTTGCCAAGACCGGTTGGAAGATCGAGGGCGATCCGGACTGGGTTAAGAACTTGCCGAACCTGCCGCGTGAAAGCGGTCAGACCAACGTTGCCACTCCCGTGTTCGACGGTGCCCGTGATGAAGAGATCACTGGCCTGCTCGATTCCACGAACGTGACTCGTGACGGCGAACGCCTGATCGATTCCTCGGGTAAGACGCTTCTGTTCGACGGCCGCTCCGGTGAGCCGTTCCCGGACCCGGTTTCCGTGGGCTACATGTACATCTTGAAGCTTCACCACTTGGTGGATGACAAGATTCACGCCCGCTCCACCGGCCCCTACTCCATGATCACCCAGCAGCCCTTGGGCGGTAAGGCCCAGTTCGGTGGACAGCGTTTCGGTGAGATGGAAGTTTGGGCCCTGGAAGCTTACGGTGCCGCTTACACCCTGCAGGAACTGCTGACGATCAAGTCCGATGATATTCACGGCCGCGTGAAGGTTTACGAGGCGATCGTCAAGGGAGAGAACATCCCGGAGCCCGGTATCCCGGAATCCTTCAAGGTTCTTATCAAGGAAATGCAGTCGCTGTGCCTGAACGTGGAAGTCCTTTCCACCGATGGCACCACGATTGAGATGCGTGACTCGGATGAAGAAGTCTTCCGGGCCGCGGAAGAGCTGGGCATT